Within Armatimonadota bacterium, the genomic segment AAGACCGCGCCGCTAGAGGTGCGCGAGCGGCTGGCCTTTGGCGAGGAGGAGGTGCCGGAGGCCCTTCGGGCAGTTCGGGCCCTGCCGGGGGTGCGGGAAGCCTACCTCCTCTCGACGTGTAACCGGACGGAGGTCTACCTCTGCACCTGGGAGCAGCCCGACCTCGGCCGGGTCGCTGAGGCCCTGGCCCGGCTGCGGCGGGTGGACAAATCAAGTTTCCTGCCCCACCTGGGTTTTGCCGCGAATGAGGAGGCCGCCCGTCACCTCCTGCGTGTGGCGGCCGGGCTCGAGTCGATGGTCGTCGGCGAGAACCAGATCCTCGGCCAGGTTCGGCGCGCCTTCGCGGCGGCCAGAGCGACGGGGGCGACGGGACCGGTGTTGCACCGGCTCCTGCAGGTGGCCATCGCCTGCGGACGACGGGTCCGGGCCGAGACGGGTCTGGGGCGGCGGTCCGCCTCGATTCCCCATGCCGCGTTCGACCGGTGTCGCCGGAGCTGGGGGGTCGCGCACGATCGGACGGTCGGGATTGTCGGGGCGGGGGAGATGGCCCAGCTCGCCGCAAAGGCCTTCAGCGCGGGCGGGGCGCGGATCAGGTTCATCGCCAACCGCACGCTGGAGGCGGCGGAAGCCCTGGCCAGCCGCTACGGGGCGGAGGCCATCCCCCTCGACGTTCTGGCGCCGGCGCTGGACGGACTGGACGCGCTCGTCGTCTCCGTCGGCGCGGACCACGCGGTGATCGGAGCGTCGTCGGTTGCCGGTCGCGACGGCTCGGCCCCGCTGCTCGTGGTGGACATCGGCGTCCCGCGGGGGGTCGATCCGGAGGTGGGCCGCCTGCCGGGAGTGACCTTGATCGACCTGGACATGCTCGGGCCGGAGGCGGTCGGTCCCACGCCTCCCGAGGACGTGGCCGCGGCGGAGGTCATCGTCGAAGAGGCGCTGGAAGCCTTTCTCCGCTGGCAGGGGGCCCGTGCCGCGGAACCGGTGATCGCCGCCCTGCACCACCGCGCCGAGCGGATCGTCGAAGAAGAACTGGAGCGGGCGCGCGCCAGGCTGCACCGCCTCGACGAGCGCGAGCGGCGCGCGGTGCGCGGAGTGGTGGAAGGGGCGCTGCGCAAGCTCCTCCACGCGCCCTTCGTCCGGCTCCGCGCGCGAGGCGACGACGCGCG encodes:
- the hemA gene encoding glutamyl-tRNA reductase, with amino-acid sequence MLTMIGLSHKTAPLEVRERLAFGEEEVPEALRAVRALPGVREAYLLSTCNRTEVYLCTWEQPDLGRVAEALARLRRVDKSSFLPHLGFAANEEAARHLLRVAAGLESMVVGENQILGQVRRAFAAARATGATGPVLHRLLQVAIACGRRVRAETGLGRRSASIPHAAFDRCRRSWGVAHDRTVGIVGAGEMAQLAAKAFSAGGARIRFIANRTLEAAEALASRYGAEAIPLDVLAPALDGLDALVVSVGADHAVIGASSVAGRDGSAPLLVVDIGVPRGVDPEVGRLPGVTLIDLDMLGPEAVGPTPPEDVAAAEVIVEEALEAFLRWQGARAAEPVIAALHHRAERIVEEELERARARLHRLDERERRAVRGVVEGALRKLLHAPFVRLRARGDDARVLALARELFDLDGDLDGGPGG